The Methanococcus voltae nucleotide sequence CATATCCGCACATATAGCCATGGTGATTACCTACAAAACCAGTCAATATAACATTTAATCCACTTCGTAGACCGATTCTGCATTCATCTTCATAAGCCCCATTTGTAGCTACAACGCCCCCTTTTACCAATATACGAGAAGCAACTATTGATTTAGCAAAATCTTTTAACCTATCGTTTGAACGATTAAAAGGACCACCTTCGACCACGAATACGTCCACATCTAAATCATTACAGGCAGTTAATCCTGTTATTAAATCGTCATAACCATCGCCAATGTGAAAAATACCCTCTATACCTTTTCCAAATTTTTTTGAAGCACGGACTACTTTTTCCATTTCATCGATAGATGCACTATGCTCTTCGCCACCCTGCTCTTTTACCACGTTTACGCAGACTGTGGAAGATTTTTTTATCCAATCTTCAAATTCATAAGCATATTTTTGCTCTTTATCTAAAAGACGCTTATGTATCCTATCTTTTGGACAACCTTTGTAGGGAGGACCTTGATTATAACATTCGCCCATACAATGTGTTATCTCTTTTGGGAATCGCATAGGTCCATTTTCACCAAAATGATCTAAATCAAGAGGTACATCGACTAAATTATATATTTTATCCATTACTTCAAATGGAGTCATATTTTCTTTTTCTGCAATATCTGCTATTGCATAAGCGCACAAATGAATAGGAAATCCCATATGGTCGGTTAAAGTACAATTTTCTAAGAATTGTCGTAAATCTAATGTAGAAGAACAGGGACCTACGCCCAATTCCACTAAATCACAACCCATTGGAAATTTTCTAAAATTACTACCCAGTTTGTATAATTCATCGAGTTCAAAATTTCCTAATGTGTCTACTATTTCAATAATATCGGATTCTTTTAATTTATTATGGATTAATTTCTTATTGATAATTCCTTTTAACTCCAATGTAGCCATTGGATTATTTACCGATTCTTTAATTAATTCCAGCATTTTCTAACCCCATTATCAAATTTAAGTAAAATTTATTTAATAATATATCGTATAATTTTAGTATGTTAAAATAGACGGTATTTTAAAAATAAATTAAATAATTAATAACTGATAATTAATAACCAAAAACTTAACAAATATCTGGAATTAAGCCAAGTTCTTCAATCATTTTAACTACATTATTTAAATTGCCGGTTTTTGGACTTCCTACACCTACAATATTCATTGGGTGATTATCTGGAATTACAGTAGCCACATTACTTGCTCCAGCCATTAATGCGTATTGCACCAATTCTGCCCCGATAGTTGGCGTAGGTGAGGTTATTCTAATATTTGGAAACATTAATCTTGTTATTGCTATGGTTTTTGCCTGTTCTAAAGCAGAACATTTTGGATAGTGCTCCATAGGCGTGTTTTTATAAGGATTGAATCCCATTATTGGAATCTCTTTTACATTCATTTCTTTTAAAAAGTCTAAATGGTTAACTCTATCTTCGTAAGATTCACCAAGTCCGATTAAAAGTCCTGAAGAAAGTTCTATGTCGTGTTTTAATATATTTTTACATACATTTATTCTATCTTGTAAGTTTTCACCAGGTTTTACAGAATTAAACACTTCCTCGTTAGTACTTTCAAGATTACAACATATTGTATCTACATTATTATTTTTTAAATGTTTTATACAGTTTTCAGTTAAATCAGCTCCTGCATTAACTAAAACTTTTAAGTTAGAAACTTTTTTAACATTTTTTAAAGCTCTTAAAACTTCTGAACCATCATACCCATGACCTGAAGAACAGCTTACTCGCTTAATTCCCGAAGATTCTATTGCTTTCGCAGA carries:
- the hmdC gene encoding 5,10-methenyltetrahydromethanopterin hydrogenase cofactor biosynthesis protein HmdC is translated as MLELIKESVNNPMATLELKGIINKKLIHNKLKESDIIEIVDTLGNFELDELYKLGSNFRKFPMGCDLVELGVGPCSSTLDLRQFLENCTLTDHMGFPIHLCAYAIADIAEKENMTPFEVMDKIYNLVDVPLDLDHFGENGPMRFPKEITHCMGECYNQGPPYKGCPKDRIHKRLLDKEQKYAYEFEDWIKKSSTVCVNVVKEQGGEEHSASIDEMEKVVRASKKFGKGIEGIFHIGDGYDDLITGLTACNDLDVDVFVVEGGPFNRSNDRLKDFAKSIVASRILVKGGVVATNGAYEDECRIGLRSGLNVILTGFVGNHHGYMCGYAPGTAKRTNFGLPRVLSIVKEELANLNICLATKNQLSAISKGNKFLTYNNKSYIYPETVGDYFIGDAHWTTVKDSNLGRKPYFGKNLNSLEEELGNYDKLGLLGARYISWGIANNLKPEEVYISDVDPWVEKATIKILNDNGINAYACNGSDKEVIKNADKSVITTMIPEIMIRIMKKTNAINLF
- the hmdB gene encoding 5,10-methenyltetrahydromethanopterin hydrogenase cofactor biosynthesis protein HmdB translates to MSLGEIRHNFQELRANVYNLISENCNDINLTDETSLNNYIIKNNYNTEEYEKLLQNNGLNNSIITKEQALELFNISKISDYLELFSISSQLRDLFFNSIEITSTIHITNICSVTPKCKYCGYATGTSTEGYVKPFRTSDDMIQKSAKAIESSGIKRVSCSSGHGYDGSEVLRALKNVKKVSNLKVLVNAGADLTENCIKHLKNNNVDTICCNLESTNEEVFNSVKPGENLQDRINVCKNILKHDIELSSGLLIGLGESYEDRVNHLDFLKEMNVKEIPIMGFNPYKNTPMEHYPKCSALEQAKTIAITRLMFPNIRITSPTPTIGAELVQYALMAGASNVATVIPDNHPMNIVGVGSPKTGNLNNVVKMIEELGLIPDIC